A section of the Cuniculiplasma divulgatum genome encodes:
- the pdxA gene encoding 4-hydroxythreonine-4-phosphate dehydrogenase PdxA codes for MKIAVTMGDPAGIGPEIVAKAVVKLKSSADDLVIVGNRKVFAETMEKLGLDTNVLRNLHTVDIQSRDIEIGKPSEISGKVAIESIEKAVGMCLNGTVQGICTAPISKEAIKMAGSPYIDHTEMLGHMTSTKNVVTMFQTGKLRIVFATKHLPLAQAIKEINSDLITKYISLADMSLKLLGIKRRKIAVAALNPHAGDGGLLGIEEIQMIGPAVKSASADFDVSGPYAADSVFYRASLGEFDAVVSLYHDQGHIAAKMLDFHGTVSMNPGLPFLRTSVDHGTAFDIAGRGIAREDSMVSAIRLALEKAEVYRRNYEYLSRNVQGGSIPDTGSERVR; via the coding sequence ATGAAGATCGCAGTCACAATGGGGGACCCTGCAGGCATAGGGCCGGAAATTGTTGCAAAGGCCGTTGTGAAGCTGAAATCCAGTGCAGATGATCTCGTTATAGTTGGAAACAGGAAAGTCTTCGCGGAAACCATGGAAAAACTGGGTTTAGACACCAATGTGCTCAGGAATCTTCATACTGTTGATATCCAATCCAGGGATATTGAAATTGGCAAGCCGTCGGAGATTTCAGGCAAGGTTGCCATTGAATCCATTGAAAAGGCCGTCGGGATGTGCCTGAATGGAACTGTACAGGGAATATGCACTGCACCCATAAGCAAGGAGGCCATAAAGATGGCCGGATCGCCCTACATAGATCATACTGAGATGCTGGGACATATGACATCAACAAAAAATGTGGTCACCATGTTTCAGACAGGAAAACTCAGGATAGTATTCGCAACCAAGCACCTTCCCCTAGCCCAGGCCATAAAGGAGATCAACAGCGATCTCATCACGAAATATATCTCACTTGCGGACATGTCGCTGAAGCTTCTTGGAATCAAGAGGCGGAAAATAGCAGTCGCAGCCCTGAATCCTCATGCCGGAGACGGCGGACTTCTTGGGATTGAAGAGATTCAGATGATTGGTCCTGCGGTTAAGTCTGCATCAGCAGATTTTGATGTATCGGGGCCTTATGCCGCTGATTCCGTTTTTTACCGTGCTTCTCTGGGTGAATTTGATGCGGTTGTCTCACTCTATCATGATCAGGGCCACATTGCAGCAAAGATGCTGGATTTCCATGGCACTGTGAGCATGAACCCTGGATTACCCTTCCTCAGGACATCAGTGGATCACGGCACGGCCTTCGATATTGCGGGAAGGGGAATCGCAAGGGAGGACAGCATGGTCTCCGCCATCAGGCTGGCTCTGGAAAAAGCAGAAGTCTACCGGAGAAATTATGAATATCTGTCCAGGAATGTTCAGGGTGGTAGTATTCCCGATACGGGCAGTGAACGTGTCAGGTAG